In one Nicotiana sylvestris chromosome 8, ASM39365v2, whole genome shotgun sequence genomic region, the following are encoded:
- the LOC138875985 gene encoding uncharacterized protein, giving the protein MASKDLDTGVINPSKGIVESESELKEEHLFKQKDLNLHKRRWLELLKDYDITILYHPGKANVVTDTLSCRAESLGSLAYLPVAERPMEIDVQALASQFVRMDISEPSRVLACVVSQSCLFDRIGENQYDDPHLLVLKDKVLHDDARDVTIGDVGVLRMQGRICVPNVDGLRELILDEAHSLRYSIHSGVVKMYQDLRQHY; this is encoded by the exons ATGGCTAGCAAAGATTTGGACACAGGGGTTATTAATCCAtctaagggaattgttgaatcagaatctgagttgaaagaagag catctgttcaagcagaaggaccttaatttgcataagaggaggtggttagagctgcttaaggattatgatatcactattttgtaccacccggggaaggccaatgtggtgaccgacACTTTGAGTTGCcgagcggagagtttggggagtttggcttatctaccagtagcagagaggcccatggagatagatgttcaggccttagccagccagtttgtgagaatggatatttcggagccaagtcgggtcctagcttgtgtggtttctcagtcttgcTTGTTTGATCGTATCGGAGAgaatcagtatgatgaccctcatttgcttgtcctcaaggacaaggttctgcatgatgatgctagagatgtgaccattggtgatgtcGGGGTActaaggatgcagggtcggatatgtgtacccaatgttgatgggcttcgagagttgattctagatgaggcccatagtttgcggtattccatccattcaggtgtcgtgaagatgtaccaggatttgaggcaacactattag